The sequence below is a genomic window from Thermoproteota archaeon.
TGGCAGAACGAATCAGACAACTTGGCGGAAAAGCAATTGGAACATTGGAAGAGATGAAGTCTCATTCAAGATTGCAAGAACAGCCAGGCGTTTATCCTTCTGATACTCAGATGGTAAAGAATTTGATTACTGATCACGAGTCAATCATTCAATCCTTAAGAAAAGACCTTGCAAGATGTGACGAAGAATTCAACGACATGGGAACAAGTGACTTTCTTACGGGTCTTATGGAAAACCATGAAAAGATGGCTTGGATGCTTCGAGCAACCATTCCATAATCATTTTTTTATTTTACAATAAGATGTAATCCATATCCTACAATATATGCAACAAATGCCGCACTTCCACCAATCAACAAAGTAAACAACCCTGAACTCCAGATTGATTTTTTGACTATTCTTCCTTTAATCATGCCTACTAGAAAAAAAGCAACTCCTGTAGATATCACTGAAGCCAAAAATGCCAACCCGTCAACTTGCCAATCTAAAATTAAAAAGAAAACAAATGGCAATAACGGAATCAATCCTATTACATTAAAGCCAAAGAATGTACTAAGAGCAGAATCAAGAGGTTTTTTATCATCATCAACAAGGCCCAGCTCTTCTCTCATCATAGTATCCACCCAAACCTTTCTTCTTGATGTGATCATTCTAACAATTTCTTCTAAAAGCTCATCCTTGAATCCTTTTTTTGAGTAAATATCCCTGATTTCCTGTCTCTCTTGTTCCTCCAAGTTATCAATTGACCACTCTTCCTTTTTTCTCATCATTGCAATGTACTCTTTGTGAGCCTTTGATGCTTGATAATTTGATACTGCCATCGAAAAACCATCCCCAAACAAATTTGCAAACCCTAGAATTAGTATAATGTTTGGCGATAATGACGCTCCCACTACTCCTGCAACAATTGCAAATGTGGTTACTGCGCCATCAATTGAACCATAAATAAAATCCTGAAAATGCCATCTCATGATTGACTCTCATTACAAGCCTGCACTATCTTTTGACCCATTTGATCAATATTGATGTCTTCTTCAAGTGATAGAAACAATACGTGTTTCTTAAAAGGAAGAGTCATTGTTACAACATTTTTTCTTCTTGCAGCAGCATATGATACTGGGCCCAAGTTCTCATCAAAGTCTTGTCTAGTCCTGACCCTTAGTACTGCTTCGATAAACATCTTTTTGCGCTCAGCGTCATCCTTTAGTGGTTCCACATCTTTTCTGAATCCTCCTGCAACAAGATTTCCCATGTAATCCAGAAAGCCTGCAAATCTAATGCTTCTGCTCTTTAGCAGTTTGTCACAGACTAACTGTAAATTTGACTTTGATTCTTCCATGTGATTCATACTTGTTTTTTTTAAATAAATACAAACTCACAATTTCCAGATATGATAATATGAAAATTTCCAAAATCATTAAAATCATCTAATATAGTTTGATAAAATTAGCTCGTTTATTGTGTAACCAATCCGCCATAAATAATCTAAAAAAATCAAAAGAGTGATTGTCTATCACCGATTCAAATGTTCTAATAATAGAGCACAGTATTCCCGTAAACTTACTACTCACACAGTATCTGAAAAGAATGGGGTTTTCCAAAATCCTTGTATGCGAAACGGCCGAATCGGGAATCAAGACATTTGAAGGATTGGCATTAGAAAAGCGAGATCCTATTGTCTTTCTTGGGTATCACTTACCAGATAATACTGCTGCTGGATTGATCTCCAAGCTATTTGCCATAGCACCTGACGTCAAAATTATAATTGAAACTTCGTTGGATAGGAAGGATCCAAAGATTAGGCAATTATTCTCAATGGGCGTATTTCATTATCTGCAAAAACCACTTCGCCTATCAAGCGTGAATCACGTTTTAGAAACCATTCAAAAAGAGGTTGATGAATTTAACAACATTGGAATTGATGGAAGACGAGTCTTAGAAATGCTACGTTCGTTAAAAAAGGCAAGCGTGGTTAGACTTGCAGAATACTGTAGCTACGACCCAAAATCTTTACTTCCATTTTTGAGAAGACAACAAGAAAAATCTGTCATTTACGAAGTAAGCAAGATTAGGGAAATTGGATGCAGAGACTGCAATTCTGTAAATAACATTTCTCTCTTTTCATGTGATTCATGTGATGGACAAAATTTTCGGAGGGATACCTTGATTGAGCACTATGATTGTGGAAACATCAGCACCCATGATACATACGATAACGAGCAATGCCCAAAGTGTAATAAAAGAATCAAAATTATTGGTGGTGATTATCGCGTAATGAATGACTTTTACATTTGCAATGAATGTGATCAACGATTTCAAATCCCACATCAGAATTTTATATGTAGTAAATGCGGTTCAAAATTTAGCCTTGATGAAGCAAACTGGATAGAATCCAAAGTATTTTGCTTTACTAACAATCAAAACGAAACAAAGCCATTTGAAGAACAATCAGAATTTAGCGAGATTGATACATCCGAAGATCTAACAATTATTCAAAAATGATATCTTAGTCAATAAACGCTAGTGCCTTGATAATGTCTGTTTTACTTAGCACTCCTATCAACGAACCGTTTTTCGACAATACTCCGACACCATGAATTCTGTTTTCATTTAAAACAGAACATGCTTTTGCAAGGTCATCATCATAGTTTACCGTGATGATTTCATCTTTCATTATCTCTTTTGCATTTGTAGTTCCTCCAAATCCTGTTTCGGATAGAAATCCCTTTCTTGCAAATACCACAGATATTGCAGGATCTGCATTATCAAGTACGTCTTTTTCTTGTCCTGCTAGCAGTGCTGTTCTAAATAGGTCCCTAAATGACAATACTCCGACAGGATTTTCATTATGATCACGAAGGATTACTCTTGAGATCTTCTCATCAATCATCTTTTTTACAATTATGTATAGAGGAGTGTCATCATATGCCCAGGCATAATATGGTGACATATACTCACCAACAATTTTTCTCTGGGAATAAGTTTCTTGAAAGTATCTTGCAAGGTCTGTTTTTGTTATGACTCCTATGATTTTTGTTCCATCTGAAACTCCAATTGAGCCAAATTGATTTTCGAGCATAAATTGAGCACATTCATTAATACTGGCTGATTTTTGAATTGATTTTAGTGGCTTTATGATCTCCTTGAGGGGTATTTGCTCAAGATTCCTATCTGTTGTATCTTTTAGAAGAAACAACCCAATGTCCTTTTGTGTAACAATCCCTGTGATGTTATCTTCATCCTCAACTAGCAGTCTACTGATTTTTTTATCAAGTAAAGCCCTGATTGCGTCATAGCAGTTTGCACTTTTTTTAATTGTGATAGGTGGTTTCATTAGATCATTAACTGTGGACAAGATGAACTGACATTTTTTTTACATTATAAAAAACACCAGCTGATTACCAGCTGTGAAATTTGCTGTCATCTTAATAATTGGGAATAATTGCATGATGTCATGGCAAATCAATTTAAGAAAATTCTAGTTCCTTTGGATGGTTCTAGTCAATCATTAAAGGCATTTGATAATGCACTAAACCTTGCAAGTCTTACCGATGGAGTAATTACTGGATTACATGTAATTCCACATGTACCTGCAGGTGGACCAAGAACAAAGGCATATGATAAGCAGCTTTTACAGGAAGGAAAAATTATCACACAAAATGCAAAAAAGATTGCAGACAAGAAAGGAATCAAATTTAATTCTAGAGTTGTACGAGGTTGGCCTGGTCTAGAAACAGTAAAGATTGCAAAGAGTGGAAAATATGATCATATAGTTATGAGTACAACAGGAACAGGTTCTGCAAAAGGTGACATGCTGGGAAGTGTCTCAAATTATGTTTTACACAAATCCCATATACCCGTGTACCTCATTAAATAACCGACATTGAGTACTGATTCCAAGTCAAATACAGTTCCTGTTAGGGAATTTATGATAAAGGAGATAAT
It includes:
- a CDS encoding DNA starvation/stationary phase protection protein; its protein translation is MAQKIDKMIEDDVNIGLQENDREAVISMLTKLLADEYVLVTKTRNYHWNVISPHFNDYHKFFEGQYDQLAVFIDDVAERIRQLGGKAIGTLEEMKSHSRLQEQPGVYPSDTQMVKNLITDHESIIQSLRKDLARCDEEFNDMGTSDFLTGLMENHEKMAWMLRATIP
- a CDS encoding response regulator, encoding MSITDSNVLIIEHSIPVNLLLTQYLKRMGFSKILVCETAESGIKTFEGLALEKRDPIVFLGYHLPDNTAAGLISKLFAIAPDVKIIIETSLDRKDPKIRQLFSMGVFHYLQKPLRLSSVNHVLETIQKEVDEFNNIGIDGRRVLEMLRSLKKASVVRLAEYCSYDPKSLLPFLRRQQEKSVIYEVSKIREIGCRDCNSVNNISLFSCDSCDGQNFRRDTLIEHYDCGNISTHDTYDNEQCPKCNKRIKIIGGDYRVMNDFYICNECDQRFQIPHQNFICSKCGSKFSLDEANWIESKVFCFTNNQNETKPFEEQSEFSEIDTSEDLTIIQK
- a CDS encoding CBS domain-containing protein, which encodes MKPPITIKKSANCYDAIRALLDKKISRLLVEDEDNITGIVTQKDIGLFLLKDTTDRNLEQIPLKEIIKPLKSIQKSASINECAQFMLENQFGSIGVSDGTKIIGVITKTDLARYFQETYSQRKIVGEYMSPYYAWAYDDTPLYIIVKKMIDEKISRVILRDHNENPVGVLSFRDLFRTALLAGQEKDVLDNADPAISVVFARKGFLSETGFGGTTNAKEIMKDEIITVNYDDDLAKACSVLNENRIHGVGVLSKNGSLIGVLSKTDIIKALAFID
- a CDS encoding universal stress protein yields the protein MANQFKKILVPLDGSSQSLKAFDNALNLASLTDGVITGLHVIPHVPAGGPRTKAYDKQLLQEGKIITQNAKKIADKKGIKFNSRVVRGWPGLETVKIAKSGKYDHIVMSTTGTGSAKGDMLGSVSNYVLHKSHIPVYLIK